Within Marinomonas mediterranea MMB-1, the genomic segment TCATCATTATAAGAAGGCGGACCTTCCTGATGATCGAGTAATCATGACGGAAAAAGATGCGGTAAAGTGTGCTTTTATCGCTGACGAAGAAAGTGATTGGTGGTACATGCCTGTATCACTGGAGCTAACAGATCAATTTAAAACGGCGTTGCTTGGCCGTTTAAACAATGTTGTAAGAGAGAAAAGTAATGAATAAGGCCTTATTAGATATCTTGGTATGCCCTGTGACGAAAGCACCCTTGTCTTTAAATGCGGAAGGGACAGAGTTGATTAGCAAAGTAGGCGGTATGGCCTACCCAATTCGAGATGGTATTCCTGTCCTTTTGGAAACGGAAGCTCGCACCCTAACGAATGACGAGCGCTTAAATACAGAAGAGAAATAAGATGAAGCTGCTAACTGTTTGCTTAGGAAATATTTGTCGATCTCCAGCAGCACAAGGGATTATTGAAAATTTTGCTCAAGAGCGTGGCATTAATGTGACCGTCGATTCTGCGGGTACAGCAGCTTATCATATAGGTAAATCGCCAGATAGACGGTCGATTAACGAGTTACGTAGCGTCGGGATCGATTTGTCACAGCAAAGAGCGAGGCAGGTCGTTGAAGCGGACTTCTATCAGTATGATTGGATTTTGGCTATGGATGCGTCAAATTTGCAAAATCTAAAAGTGATCATGCCTGATGATGCGTCGGCTCAGGTGGTTATGTTTGGTGAGTTCGCCGAGTATGTCAGGTTGGGCGAAGTTGAAGACCCGTATTATGGTGATGACTCTTCTTTTCACTCAATGAGACTTCATTTAACTGAGATCGCAGAGTCATTTTTCGACTCTATTTATTCTGCAAGCTAAGTAATATGCCCCATATTTATTCAAATATCAGTTTGAAACCCTATAACACCTTTGCTTTTGATTATGCCGCTGAGCGATTTGCCGTAGCTGATACGATAGACGCTCTGATTTTCTTAGTTCAGTTTGCAAAGAAAGAGTGTCTTGATGTCACGGTGATTGGCGGTGGAAGTAATCTGCTAATTCATGGAAATATAAAAGGTTTAGTTATTCTAAATCGAATCATGGGGCGAGAATACTCTCAGAATGCTGCTGACGTCGACGTTGTCTTCGGGGCTGGAGAAGTGTGGGATGAGTGTGTTGAAGACAGTGTTTCACGCGGGTTTGGTGGAATAGAGAATCTTGGTTTAATTCCAGGGACCTGTGGTGCTGCTCCAGTGCAAAACATTGGTGCTTACGGCGTCGAAATTAAAGATGTTCTAATGAGTGTTGAGGCGCTCAATAGAGAATCTATGAAGATTGAAACAATAAATGCCTATCAGTGTGGCTTTGCTTATCGAGAAAGTCATTTTAAGAGAAAGTGGTCATCTAAGTATATTATTACGCGTATCCATTTGAGACTGAGTTCTCTATCTGAACTAAAACTAGGTTATGGGGGGCTTGCTAAGGTGCTGTCTGAGTCTTCTGGTTTTGACGATGTGTATCATAAGGTGTGTGATATTAGGCGTTCTAAATTACCTAACCCTGTTGATATCCCCAATTCTGGCAGTTTCTTTAAGAACCCTGTGGTCAGCGAGGCAACGAGAGAAAGGCTGGTGGCCGAATTTGAAGACTTGGTTAGCTTTAAAGTAGAAGGTGGCTGGAAGTTGGCAGCTGGCTGGTTGAACGAGAAGGCGGGGTGGAAAGGGGTTAAGGTGGGCAATGTTGGTGTTTATGAAAAACAAGCATTGGTTCTGGTTAATTTAGGTGATGAAAAAGCGACCGAGTTGCGTCGCCTAGAAAAAACAATTATTCAGTCTGTCCACGATATGTTTGGTGTGACATTGGAGCGCGAACCAGTACTTCTCGGTGATTCGCCATGAAATACAATGTCGCCATTATTGATTCAGGGTCAGGCGGACTGTCCGTATTGAATACCATTCGTCGACAATCGCCAGAGTTGAATCTGCATTATTACGCAGATAGCTGCTTCTCTCCTTATGGGGAAAAATCGTCAGAATTTTTAAAATCTAGATTGGTTCAGATTGGACGCTATTTGGAGGCTTTGTCTGAGCCTGTCCATGCGATTGTCTTAGCTTGTAATACGGCAACGGTTGAAGGGATTGACGCCTTAAGGCGCGCTGTATCAATTCCTGTGGTTGGGGTGGAGCCAGCGGTTAAGCCTGCGTTAGTTAATCCGAATGTCAGTCGTGTTTCAGTATTGGCAACGCCTGTAACGATTGGCAGTAATCGTTTGCAGGCGCTAATATCTCTTTGGAAAAATGATAAGCAGGTTCAGTTGATTTCGAGTGCCGATTTAGCTCGGTTAATCGACAGTGCTGATTCTCGTTCTGAGAGTGCTTTATGCAAAGAGATTGAGCGTATATGCAGTGAAGTAACCGTATTTCGCCCTGATGTCTTGGTTCTTGCTTGTACTCACTACCCGCTGGTTAGAGATCGATTTGAGGGAAGCTTGCACGGCGTTGAAATTTTAGAGCCTAGTAGTAGTGTATCAAACCAGTTAATTAGACGCCTTGAGCAGGAAATATGCATTGATTGCATTTCTGATGAGGGTCTGCCGATAGGAGGCGTTACGCTTCACTCGTCAGGTGATGAAGGGGATTTAAAGTCTCTGCATAGGTGGTGCGACGATCAAAGCGCAGTGATGGGAAAGTGCCATTTAAACTTCCACACCACTGTACTTTCTTAAGAGCCTCTAGGCTGTCTTCGGTCTACAGCGTTTCTTTCTATTCTTGTGTTTCTTTCTGTTCTCGTGTTTTTCTCTATCCTTGAGCTTCTTTTTCGGAACTTGTTTCTAGGTTAATTGAGGTAACGGCAGACGTTAATGCATTTATTCGTGTGTCGCAGAATGTTTCATTGGGTAATCGCGCCATGACTCCAAGTTTTTCCAAGCGTTCTGTAGTCTGTCCGTTTGGACTAAAAATATACACCGCGCAGCCTGCATCGACCGCATCAATAATGGCGTTTTCCAATGCTAATCCAATTGTTAAATCCATCATCGGAACGGCGCTTAAATCGATCACAACCGCTTCGTATTCGTTGATTCTGTTATGCTGTCGCGCAATTGCTTTACTAACTCCGAAGATCATTGGGCCAGACAGGTAAAAGAACAAAACTTTTCCTTTCGCACTGTCGAGCAGCGCTCTTTCATCGTCCTTAAGGGGGACTCCATCGTCTGCATCGCTGATGGCTTTAACATTTGTCTCTTGTAATCGACTTAGTTTTTCGATGGTTAAAATGTTAGCAATAAAAACGCCAATGCCGACAGCAACCATCAGATCAACAAATATTGTTAGGGCCATTACGCCATACATAATGATCGTTGGGCTTAATGCGACTTTATGTGCTCGTTGTATGAAGCTCCAATCCAGTATATTTATGCCAACATATAGTGAAATGCCAGCTAAGACGGCCATCGGTATCATTTGTGTTAACGACGAGGCGCCTAAAACAACTGTTAGTAGGATGAGTGCTCTTGTAATGCCTGCAAGAGGAGACTTTCCTCCGGATTGAACGTTGACGACGGTGCCCATTGTTGCGCCAGCGCCAGGTAAACCGCCGCAAAAGCCAGAAAGGGTGTTAGCGATACCTTGCCCAATAAGTTCGCGATTAGAGTCGTGCTCGTTCCTTGTTAGGCTGTCTGCAATGACGGCGGTAAGTAGGGTATCTATGCACCCTAATGTACCTAAAACAAGTGCATTTAATACCATGGTCATCATCTGGTCGAACGTGAATGTTGGGATGTGAAAATCAGGCAGACCGGATGGAATTGCGCCTATACGTCGCACGCCATCATCAGAGAAAATGATGATCGATAGCAAGGTGACGGCAACAAGCGCAACGAGTTGAGGAGGGATGCGCCTTCTCCATTGCTTCGGTAGGTAAAACAAAATTCCAAGGGTGACTAGTCCAAGAAAAAGTTCAGAAAATGAAATGTTCAGCAATAGGTTTGGTAGCGCCGAAAGTGTTCCTGTTACACCACCAGGAGGGGTGGGTTGACCTAAAAATGGAGCAAGTTGAAGGATAATTAATATCACCCCGATGCCAGACATAAAGCCAGATATGACACTATAAGGCATAAGTGTGATGTACTTACCCAGCTTCAATGCACCTAGGCAAATTTGAAATACCCCTGCCATCATCACAACAGTAAATGCCATTGCGACGCCTTGATCTGGGTTCGCGGCAATCATTGCGCTTAGTACTGCGGTCATGACAACCGTCATTGGGCCTGTCGGTTCGGAAATAAGGGATGTGGAGCCACCGAAGATGGAGGCAAATAAGCCGACCAGTATTGCACCCCATAACCCTGCCTCTGCTCCGGCGCCAGATGCCACGCCAAACGCAAGCGCTAACGGGAGGGAGACAATTGCGGTTGTTAATCCGCCAAATAGATCTCCGGCGAGAGATAAGTTTTTGAATCTAGATAGGTCTATAAGTGTTTTCATTTTTCCAAATAAAAGTTATTAACCAAAATTAATGATTGATAAAAAAGAGCCCGCATGCAGCGGGCTTTTTTTGAGCTAATAGCTAAATTTATTCAGCGGTCTCTGTTCCGGAGCTAGCGCTTTCTGGAGGAGTTGCTTGTACGTCTTCTCCTCGTGATAGTCTCGGATCATTTTTTACTCGTCCTTGACGTCTTCCGCGACGTTCACTCGACGCTGCTCGTTTTTCTTCCAACGCTTTTCGAGCTTCTTCTTGTTGTTTGAGTATTGCTTCAGGTAGCTCTACTGATGCTCTTTTTTCTGTCACTTTCGGAGCAGGCTTGCCGCGACCGCGTCTTGGGGCGCGTGCTCGTTGAGTCGTAGGCTCTGGCTGATCGGCAGTGGGCTCTGGCGTTGGTTGTGCTTCGGGCTTGCTATCAGGCGTCTCTGTCACTGCTTCAACTGAGTTGTTTTGCTCTGAAGAGCTCTCTTCGGAATCCGTTTTCTCTAGAATGCTTTCCTGAGTACTAGACTCTTCGGAATCCGCTTTCTCTAGAATGCTTTCCTGAGTACTAGACTCTTTGGCATCAGTTTCTTCGGTGTTAGCCTCTTCAGTACTAGTCTCTTTTGTCGTTGTTGCCTCGGAGGTAGATACAGCGGGTTCGTTATCAGAAGAGGTCTCGTTAGAGGCTGTCTGCTGATTCTCGTTTGTCGAACTTACTTCGACAGTGTCTGGAGTGGGTGCAGTTTCAGTTTGAGCTGCTTCCATTACAGGCTCTTCCTGTTCAGTTTTGACACTTGTGTCTTCTGCATTCGCCGCTTCTGAAGAGGTGCTTTCAGGATCTGTAGTCTCTACTGGTTCACTTTCAGCAACAGGTTCGCTTGCAGGTTGTGCGCTATTCTCAACTGCATTTTTAGTGGTGTCATCACTAGCGGTTTCCTTTGCAGGTTCCGCGTCAACGATTGGCGTAGTTTGAGGTGCTTCTTCGTTTGATGACGTTTCTTCTTTCGCAGCTGTTTTAGGAATTGAGGTAGTCTCAAGTTCCTTTTTCGCAGTGTTCGCTTCTAGCTTGCTCTCTACAACTTCAACAGAAGAAGGTGTTTCAGTAGCGACAGAGGTTTCTTCAGTTGCTGGCTGAGTAGCTTCTGCTTGCGTCGGTGCTGCATCACCTCGTGGTGATTTACGAGAGCGTCTTGATCTGCGCGGTTTTCTTTCTTTAGTTGAAGCTGAGTCTGTAGACGTCGCGTCGGAACGTTGTCCTTCTTGAGCTTCAATTTGAGCTGCTTCTTTCGCATCAGCTTCTTGTTTTGCGTTTTCTTGTTTTGCTAGTTCTGCTTCATCACGAAGTTTACCGTTTCGACGCTTGTTTTCATTGCGTGTACGTTTGCGCTCTTTTACTTCGGGAACTTTCTTCTCAGGTGCAACTTCAACGGTCGCTTTACGCTTGGTTTCACTGCGCTCTTCGGATTGCGGCGCTTTTTTCTTCGCTTGAGGAGCGTGAGTTTTTACCTGCGCTTCCGCTTGCTCGCGACGGGTTTTGCGTGTCGAGCGCGGTTTTTCTTGTTTGCGTTCGTCACCTTGATCGCGCTTTTGGTGTTTGTTCGTACGTTGTGGTTTGGAGCGTTTGTTTCTATCTCCTTGCGTACCTTGGTTAGAACGGCTTTTAGTTGTTGTGGATGGTTTGCTGTCCTTTTTGGTTTCCGCTTCTTCCGTTGCACCAAACAGTGCGCGGAAAATGCGTGTTAGCAATCCAGTTTTTTCAACTTTTTTAGGTTCTGGAGTGGGGGCTGGAGCAGGGGACTTGGGAGCAATACTTGTTACCGCCGCTTGTGGTCGAGCTTGCTCAACCGCCTGGCGAGGCTCGTAAGGTGCTTCATCGGGAGTTTCTACAAGGGTGTAGCTACTGTCGTCCTGAGTGATTACGGCGTTGTCGTCGCGAATTCTCTCCACAGTGAAGTGCGGTGTTTCCATGTGTGGATTTGGCACCAAAATGATGTGCACGTCATTGCGTTTTTCGATTTTCGCGATGTTTGTACGCTTTTCGTTTAACAAGAAAGTCGCAACAGAGACCGGTAATATTGCGCGTATTTGAGCGGTGCGTTCTTTCGCACACTCTTCCTCAATAAGGCGAAGTACGGACAGGGCTAGTGATTCAACGTCACGGATAAAGCCTTGTCCATTACAGCGTGGGCAAACAATGCCGCTTGTTTCGCCTAGAGAAGGGCGCAAGCGTTGGCGGGACATTTCTAGAAGTCCAAAGCGCGAGATACGGCCTAGTTGCACTCGAGCGCGGTCCGCTTCAAGTGCTTGTTTCATGCGGTTTTCAACTTCTTTCTGGTTTTTTAGTGGTGTCATATCGATAAAATCAATGACAACCAGTCCACCTATGTCTCGTAGGCGCAATTGACGTGCAATTTCGTCAGCGGCTTCTAAGTTGGTTTGCAGTGCGGTCTCTTCGATATCTCCGCCTTTTGTTGCACGTGCGGAGTTGATATCAATCGATACGAGCGCTTCAGTCGGATCAATTACGATGGAGCCGCCTGAAGGTAGTCGAACTTCACGTTGGAAAGCGGTTTCGATTTGCGTTTCGATTTGGAAACGATTGAACAGCGGAGTGGTATCAGAGTATTGCTTAATGCGACTCTTAAACTGTGGCATAACTTGCATAACGAAGTTGATTGCGTCTTGGTAGGCGCCTTTTTCGTCGATTAATACTTCGCCAATGTCATCGCGCAAGTAGTCACGAATTGCTCTGATAACGATGTTACTTTCTTGATAGATCAAGAATGGAGCTGGCTTTTCTGAAGCTGCTTTTGTGATCGAGCTCCACAATGTATCGAGATAGTCTAAGTCCCATTGTAGTTCTTCAGTTGAGCGACCTACACCCGCTGTACGAACAATTAAGCCGCCATTTTCAGGGGTTGAAAGGCCGGACATTGCTTCTTTTAATTGCGTACGATCATCACCATCGATTCGGCGAGAAATGCCGCCTGCGCGAGGGTTGTTTGGCATTAGTACTAAGTATCGCCCTGCCAAACTTACGAATGTCGTCAGTGCTGCACCTTTGTTTCCACGCTCTTCTTTGTCTACTTGAACTATGACTTCCTGACCTTCGGTTAAAACATCTTTGATGTTTAGGCGTCCGTCAGAGTTAGATTTTTTTGAAAAGTAAGTTTTAGAAATTTCTTTAAGAGGGAGGAATCCGTGTCGTTCTGCGCCGTAGTCAACGAACGCCGCTTCGAGGCTAGGCTCAATGCGTGTGATTTTCCCTTTGTAGATATTTGCTTTTTTCTGTTCTCTTGACCCGGACTCTATATCTAAATCATAAAGGCGCTGGCCATCCACTAGTGCAACGCGCAATTCTTCTTGTTGCGTCGCGTTTATTAGCATTCTAATCATTAATTTTGAACTCTGTTTAGTCACGAACAGAGGGAGCGGTTTGAGTGGCGTTGAAAAATAGTGCTTTTCCAAGTACGGCGGACACAACATATCTGTTGATGGGTAACACGCAAAGAGGATCTACTGCGAAATTATATCAGTGGACTGGTTATATCTTAGCTAGTTACGTCATTTTACGGTTGTATTTTGTCATCAATGGCTTTCAGCAACTTTTTATTTTGAAAGCGTCTCGTACTCAGTCAAACGAACTACAAAATCAGGCAACCCATGGTCGACTTCTCTCGATTCATGCGGTTTATTATTTAAGCTTAACTGTTACAGAGGTAAGATATGAGCCAGAGTATCGCTCTGGTGGTAGTAAATTCGGTATCATACGTTTTCTTCGAGGCGTTTTGTTGCCTCTTACCCTCTGCGGAACTGAATATAGCAGTAAAAACTAAGTGCTTCAATTATAAAGGAAACCATTCTTTGGATAACAAAGACAAAGTTGTCGTCGAACCTACCAAAACAAAGGTCCGGTTCGTTGATATTGATGAAAATAATCATGGCCAACGCATAGATAATTTTCTTATTACAGAATTGAAAGGCCTTCCGAAAGGTAAAATCTACAATTTGTTAAGAAAAGGTGAGATACGCGTTAATAAAAAGCGAACAAAACCAGATTATCGCCTCCAGTCTGGCGACATTGTTCGCATTGCTCCTTTGGTTCTTCCAGAACGCGCTGATAAGCCGACGGTTGCTGAAGGGCTAAAAGCGCAGATTGAATCTCGTATTATTTATGAAGATAAAGGCTTGTTGGTTGTTAATAAGCCGTCAGGGCTGGCTGTCCACGGCGGTAGTGGCTTGAGCTTTGGTCTGGTTGAAGTGGTACGTCAAATGCGGCCGTTAGAGAAATTTGTTGAGCTTGTTCATCGACTAGACCGAGACACATCTGGTTTGATTATGATCGCCAAGCGTAGAAGTGTATTGAAGTTGCTTCATGAGGCATTGCGTGAAAAAAGTGGTGTTCAAAAAACGTATTTAGCATTAGTGCACGGAGCTTGGTCTAAGCGTAAGCAGAAGGTTGATGCTCCACTTTTGAAAAATGAATTAAAGTCGGGTGAAAGAGTCGTCCGCGTGAACCCAGAAGGAAAGGAATCGTTAACTCGATTTAATTTAGTTCGAGAGTTTGAAGGGTTTAGCTTGATTCAATGTGAGCCGGTCACTGGGCGGACTCATCAGATTCGTGTGCACACTCAATTTGCAGGACATTCTATTGTTGGTGATGATAAATACACATCGAGCGAGCTCAATAAGCAAACCAAAGAAATGGGGTTCAAGCGTTTGTGCCTGCATGCAACTCGATTAGAGATTGATTACGAAGGTGAGAAGTTGATTTTAGAAGCGCCACTTGATGATGAATGGAAAGCGCTGATGTCTAATGTGCTTGTCTCGAGGTATTAGTTTCGAGGTATTAGTCTCAAGGTATTAGCACTAAAAGTGCTAGGGCTATAAAAAATAGGTGAATAAAAAGCGGAACATCTGAATGTGATGTTCCGCTTTTTATTTATGGGAGCATGATGGTCGCTTCCCCAGTAACGACTTTTTTACTGTCACAATGGCATACTGTTTCCAACACAACACGTCTGCGACGTTCATTGATTTCTTTTACTGTTACCGTCGTTTGAACTTCTTTTCCGATTAATACGGGGGAGCGGAATTTTAGTGTCTGCTCTAGGTAGATACATCCTGGCCCAGGAAGCTTCGTGCCAATGGCAGCAGAAATAAAGCCTGCTGTTAGCATGCCGTGAGCGATAGGTTCTCCAAAGCTGGTGTTTGCGGCATATTCTTCATCTAAATGAACGGGGTTGTTGTCGCCGGTCACAGCAGCAAACGTATGTACGTCTTCTTTGGAGACGGTTTTTGAATAAGTTTCGCTTAGACCGACTGAAAGGTCTTCGAAAGAATAACTCATTTTGTTGACTATCCTTATTTTACGTTAATTCGCCTATGGTACACTTACGCGGCATAGTCTTAAAGGTATTGAGCGAACGAGACTAAGTCTATGATAAAGAAATCGTTTTGAGGGTTGTGAATGAGCTGGAATGAAGAGGATGATCGCAAGGCATCCAATGATATGTTGTCATCTGAAGATGCGTCGTTTTCAAATAAAGCGCAGTCAAATGATATGTATGTGGATGTAGATCAAGGAACGGACGCGAAGGCTGATAGCACATCAAAGCCAAAACTAACGTCTTCTAATAATGAAGATGTTGCGTCGCAAACGGCCGTTTTCGAATTGCTAAAAGAGGCTTTGCTGGAAAATGTGGTAGAAAAGCGTCGTGCTAGACGCTGGAAAATATTTTTCCGCTTCGTCGGTTTGTTTTTAATCGTCGGTATTTTTGTTGGATGGAGCGCGTCTAGTGTCGTTGAGGATGCCGCTTTAACTGGCGACTCTGTCGCACTTATTCCTATGCGGGGGACGATTGGGGCTGGGCTGGACATCGATGCTGATGAATATTCCCTATTAATAGAAGATGCCTACGCTGATGCTCGTACGAAAGCGGTCGTAATTAAGATGAATAGCCCTGGCGGAAGTCCGGTGCATTCGGGCATTTTGTATGACCTTCTCATGAGTAAGCGAAAAAGTTATCCAGATATCCCTTTGATTGTGGTCGTTAGTGATATGGCGGCAAGCGGCGGTTACTATATTGCTTCTGCTGCTGACGAAATTTATGCAGACAAGGCCAGTCTTGTCGGTTCTATTGGCGTTGTGTCGCCAGGGTTTGATGCGAGTGGTCTTCTTGAGTCTATTGGAGTGGAGCGCAGAACCTTTACTGCTGGGGAAGATAAAGCGTTCCTAGATCCATTCTCTCCTATGACACCTAGTGCTGCGCAAAAATGGCAATCTGTATTGGATAGTACCCATAAACAGTTTATTGAAGCAGTTAAAAAGGGGCGGGGAGATAGGCTTTCACTAGAACGTGACCTATTTACTGGTATGGTGTTTACAGGTGAACAGGCGGTCTCTTACGGATTGATAGATGGACTTGATTACACGGGACATGTGCTATCAAGTCGTTTCTCCAATCTGACACCTGTTTACTATGAACCTCGCGAAGAGCCTTGGAAAGAAGTTGCAAAGGAATTGGGTATCTCGTTTGCAACGCGTTTATCGACTATTTTCTCTATGAGATAAAGGTATGTGTAACGGCTTTTTAATGAGATGCTTTAATCGGATGCATAGCTCAGTGGGTCTGCGCCGAATTCACAAAGTAGTTCGCTAGTTGCGATAAGGGGAAGACCCTCCAATGAAGTGGGGTCGTCTCCTTCCATCTTTTCGAACAGTCTTATACCTAAACCTTCGCATTTAAAGCTTCCTGCGCAATCGAATGGTTTTTCAATGTCGAGGTATCTTGAAATCTCTTGAGAGCTTAGGTTTTTAAATTGAACTGAGTAAGTTGTGATCTTTGAACTGCGTTGCTTGGTCTTGCAGCAGGTGATCGTTACGCTGGTGTAAAATTTAACGGTTCTTGATGAAAAAGACGTAAGTTGTTTTTCTGCGTTCTCTTTCGTAAGGGGCTTACCAATAATTTTGCTGGTTAAAAGGCCGTCTTCGTGTGAGTTTTCTTCTAAGGTGGCGGACTGATCTGATGTGATGATTAGTGTATTCGATGTGTCGTAAATTTGAAGGATGGCGTCTGCTTTTTCTTCGCTCATTCGTAAAACGTAGTTCTCAATTAACTCTTGTTTTTTCGGTGTCTCATCAATATTTGGTGAGTGCGTTGAAAAAGGTACCTTTAATCGATTCAAAAGTGTTTTTCTGTAGGGGGATGAGGACCCCAAAATAATCTTTGGATGCATTGTGCTTACTGACTTTTTATTGATTTAATGTATTCGCTATCACGTTAAAGACTGACGTAATGTTGGTTTGTTTAGAATAATATACGCATTGAATTTATGAAAATCCCTTTCTTATTCGTTTTTTTACTAAAAAAAGCGATTTAAGTGCCTGAACTCTTTGACAATGCCGCTGCTTGGCAATATTATTCCTCGCCATGTTGAATGACTCATTACCCAAGTATTTTGACCCCCGAAAGTATGCGACTCAAGAAGTGACTTTAGAGGGGCGTTTGCCACTCCGTGATTTCAGTGAATTACGTGAACTTTTGGTGTCTGACGAAGGTGATGTCTCTATTCATCTGAACTTTAAAGTCGATGAAGATAGGCGCTACATCGCAAAGGGTTCA encodes:
- a CDS encoding Trm112 family protein, producing the protein MNKALLDILVCPVTKAPLSLNAEGTELISKVGGMAYPIRDGIPVLLETEARTLTNDERLNTEEK
- a CDS encoding low molecular weight protein-tyrosine-phosphatase translates to MKLLTVCLGNICRSPAAQGIIENFAQERGINVTVDSAGTAAYHIGKSPDRRSINELRSVGIDLSQQRARQVVEADFYQYDWILAMDASNLQNLKVIMPDDASAQVVMFGEFAEYVRLGEVEDPYYGDDSSFHSMRLHLTEIAESFFDSIYSAS
- the murB gene encoding UDP-N-acetylmuramate dehydrogenase, which produces MPHIYSNISLKPYNTFAFDYAAERFAVADTIDALIFLVQFAKKECLDVTVIGGGSNLLIHGNIKGLVILNRIMGREYSQNAADVDVVFGAGEVWDECVEDSVSRGFGGIENLGLIPGTCGAAPVQNIGAYGVEIKDVLMSVEALNRESMKIETINAYQCGFAYRESHFKRKWSSKYIITRIHLRLSSLSELKLGYGGLAKVLSESSGFDDVYHKVCDIRRSKLPNPVDIPNSGSFFKNPVVSEATRERLVAEFEDLVSFKVEGGWKLAAGWLNEKAGWKGVKVGNVGVYEKQALVLVNLGDEKATELRRLEKTIIQSVHDMFGVTLEREPVLLGDSP
- the murI gene encoding glutamate racemase, whose protein sequence is MKYNVAIIDSGSGGLSVLNTIRRQSPELNLHYYADSCFSPYGEKSSEFLKSRLVQIGRYLEALSEPVHAIVLACNTATVEGIDALRRAVSIPVVGVEPAVKPALVNPNVSRVSVLATPVTIGSNRLQALISLWKNDKQVQLISSADLARLIDSADSRSESALCKEIERICSEVTVFRPDVLVLACTHYPLVRDRFEGSLHGVEILEPSSSVSNQLIRRLEQEICIDCISDEGLPIGGVTLHSSGDEGDLKSLHRWCDDQSAVMGKCHLNFHTTVLS
- a CDS encoding SulP family inorganic anion transporter, producing the protein MKTLIDLSRFKNLSLAGDLFGGLTTAIVSLPLALAFGVASGAGAEAGLWGAILVGLFASIFGGSTSLISEPTGPMTVVMTAVLSAMIAANPDQGVAMAFTVVMMAGVFQICLGALKLGKYITLMPYSVISGFMSGIGVILIILQLAPFLGQPTPPGGVTGTLSALPNLLLNISFSELFLGLVTLGILFYLPKQWRRRIPPQLVALVAVTLLSIIIFSDDGVRRIGAIPSGLPDFHIPTFTFDQMMTMVLNALVLGTLGCIDTLLTAVIADSLTRNEHDSNRELIGQGIANTLSGFCGGLPGAGATMGTVVNVQSGGKSPLAGITRALILLTVVLGASSLTQMIPMAVLAGISLYVGINILDWSFIQRAHKVALSPTIIMYGVMALTIFVDLMVAVGIGVFIANILTIEKLSRLQETNVKAISDADDGVPLKDDERALLDSAKGKVLFFYLSGPMIFGVSKAIARQHNRINEYEAVVIDLSAVPMMDLTIGLALENAIIDAVDAGCAVYIFSPNGQTTERLEKLGVMARLPNETFCDTRINALTSAVTSINLETSSEKEAQG
- the rne gene encoding ribonuclease E, whose amino-acid sequence is MIRMLINATQQEELRVALVDGQRLYDLDIESGSREQKKANIYKGKITRIEPSLEAAFVDYGAERHGFLPLKEISKTYFSKKSNSDGRLNIKDVLTEGQEVIVQVDKEERGNKGAALTTFVSLAGRYLVLMPNNPRAGGISRRIDGDDRTQLKEAMSGLSTPENGGLIVRTAGVGRSTEELQWDLDYLDTLWSSITKAASEKPAPFLIYQESNIVIRAIRDYLRDDIGEVLIDEKGAYQDAINFVMQVMPQFKSRIKQYSDTTPLFNRFQIETQIETAFQREVRLPSGGSIVIDPTEALVSIDINSARATKGGDIEETALQTNLEAADEIARQLRLRDIGGLVVIDFIDMTPLKNQKEVENRMKQALEADRARVQLGRISRFGLLEMSRQRLRPSLGETSGIVCPRCNGQGFIRDVESLALSVLRLIEEECAKERTAQIRAILPVSVATFLLNEKRTNIAKIEKRNDVHIILVPNPHMETPHFTVERIRDDNAVITQDDSSYTLVETPDEAPYEPRQAVEQARPQAAVTSIAPKSPAPAPTPEPKKVEKTGLLTRIFRALFGATEEAETKKDSKPSTTTKSRSNQGTQGDRNKRSKPQRTNKHQKRDQGDERKQEKPRSTRKTRREQAEAQVKTHAPQAKKKAPQSEERSETKRKATVEVAPEKKVPEVKERKRTRNENKRRNGKLRDEAELAKQENAKQEADAKEAAQIEAQEGQRSDATSTDSASTKERKPRRSRRSRKSPRGDAAPTQAEATQPATEETSVATETPSSVEVVESKLEANTAKKELETTSIPKTAAKEETSSNEEAPQTTPIVDAEPAKETASDDTTKNAVENSAQPASEPVAESEPVETTDPESTSSEAANAEDTSVKTEQEEPVMEAAQTETAPTPDTVEVSSTNENQQTASNETSSDNEPAVSTSEATTTKETSTEEANTEETDAKESSTQESILEKADSEESSTQESILEKTDSEESSSEQNNSVEAVTETPDSKPEAQPTPEPTADQPEPTTQRARAPRRGRGKPAPKVTEKRASVELPEAILKQQEEARKALEEKRAASSERRGRRQGRVKNDPRLSRGEDVQATPPESASSGTETAE
- the rluC gene encoding 23S rRNA pseudouridine(955/2504/2580) synthase RluC; translation: MDNKDKVVVEPTKTKVRFVDIDENNHGQRIDNFLITELKGLPKGKIYNLLRKGEIRVNKKRTKPDYRLQSGDIVRIAPLVLPERADKPTVAEGLKAQIESRIIYEDKGLLVVNKPSGLAVHGGSGLSFGLVEVVRQMRPLEKFVELVHRLDRDTSGLIMIAKRRSVLKLLHEALREKSGVQKTYLALVHGAWSKRKQKVDAPLLKNELKSGERVVRVNPEGKESLTRFNLVREFEGFSLIQCEPVTGRTHQIRVHTQFAGHSIVGDDKYTSSELNKQTKEMGFKRLCLHATRLEIDYEGEKLILEAPLDDEWKALMSNVLVSRY
- a CDS encoding MaoC family dehydratase, producing MSYSFEDLSVGLSETYSKTVSKEDVHTFAAVTGDNNPVHLDEEYAANTSFGEPIAHGMLTAGFISAAIGTKLPGPGCIYLEQTLKFRSPVLIGKEVQTTVTVKEINERRRRVVLETVCHCDSKKVVTGEATIMLP
- a CDS encoding S49 family peptidase, which produces MSWNEEDDRKASNDMLSSEDASFSNKAQSNDMYVDVDQGTDAKADSTSKPKLTSSNNEDVASQTAVFELLKEALLENVVEKRRARRWKIFFRFVGLFLIVGIFVGWSASSVVEDAALTGDSVALIPMRGTIGAGLDIDADEYSLLIEDAYADARTKAVVIKMNSPGGSPVHSGILYDLLMSKRKSYPDIPLIVVVSDMAASGGYYIASAADEIYADKASLVGSIGVVSPGFDASGLLESIGVERRTFTAGEDKAFLDPFSPMTPSAAQKWQSVLDSTHKQFIEAVKKGRGDRLSLERDLFTGMVFTGEQAVSYGLIDGLDYTGHVLSSRFSNLTPVYYEPREEPWKEVAKELGISFATRLSTIFSMR